A segment of the Niveibacterium umoris genome:
TTTCTACAACCTGCGTAACCGCTGATCGCGAGCCGGCGAAAGCCGGCTACCGAGTCGCTGGAAAGGGCCGCGTTGCGGCCCTTTCTCATTGATATTCCTATAGAATTCCGCCGTTTCCAGTCTTCGAAGTGATCGGCTCCACATGAAGTGGCCCACCCTGATTCTTGTCGTGCTGCTTGGCGTGCTGCAGTACCCGCTGTGGTTCGGCAAGGGAGGGTGGACGCGAGTTCGGGAACTCGATCAGCAAGTCCAGGCACAGCGCGACAACAACGCGAAGCTGGAAGCCCGCAACGCCGGCCTGGAAGCGGAAGTGCGCGACCTGAAAAACGGTTACGAAGCCATCGAAGAGCGTGCCCGTTACGATTTGGGCCTGATCAAACCCAACGAAACCTACGTCCAGCTTCCCCAGCAGAAATGATCAGGGCCGCTTGGCGGCCCGTTCTGTTTCCGTTGATCAGCTTTCAGTGCGTTGCCACAGCACGTCGCTTCCGCCTGCGGCACGATTCAGGTATCTCCCCAAAACGAAGAGCAGATCCGACAGCCGGTTCAGATATTGCCGTACCGGCGGATGCACGACCTCGTTGGCGCTCAGCGTGATGACCGCCCGTTCCGCGCGGCGCGCCACGGTTCGTGCGAGATGCGCTTGCGCTGCAGCGCGTGAGCCGCCGGGCAGGATGAACTCCTTGAGCGGCGGCAGCGAGTCGTTGTAGTGCGCCAAGGCGTCGTCGAGCCGCAGCACATGGGCCTCGGTGACCATGGTGTAGCCGGGGATGCAAACCTCGCCCCCCAGATCGAAGAGGTCATGCTGGATCTGGCCAAGAAGTGCGCGCACGTCGTCGGGAAGTTCTTCGGTAAGCACGACTCCCAGCCAGGAATTGAGTTCGTCGACCTCGCCAAGCGCGTGGATCCTTGGGCAATCCTTGGCAACGCGTGAGCCATCGCCGAGTCCGGTGCTGCCGTCATCTCCGGTGCGGGTGGCGATGCGTGAAAGGCGGTTTCCCATGAGCGTCCTTTATTCGTTGAGGGGCGGATTATAGGTGGCGCCGCGAGTCTGATACTGTCGGCTCACATGCATTGGCCTTGTGGAGCTAGACCATGATCGCGCCCAGACCGTTCCTTCGACAGTTGTTTGACGCGGCCGTTGCGGCCGCTGATCCGTCGAGATGTCTTGCGCCGAGTCTGCCGGCACCGCCTGCGGGTCGAACGATCGTTGTGGGAGCGGGGAAGGCGGCCGGCGCGATGGCCGAGGGGTTTGAAAGCAACTGGCGGGGCGATCCGGAACGGCTTTCGGGATGCGTCGTCACGCGTTACGGCAACGCACGACCATGTTCTCGCATTGAGGTCATCGAGGCGGCGCACCCTGTACCGGACGAAGCCGGATGCGCTGCGGCGACCCGCATTGCGCAACTGGTGGAGGGGCTGAGCGCAGACGATCTCGTTGTCGTGCTGCTCTCCGGTGGTGCGTCAGCACTCCTCGCAGCACCGGTAGACGCCGTACCATTAACAGACAAGCAAAGCGTGACTGCACAACTGCTCCGATCCGGTGCTCCGATCGAGGCGATCAACTGCGTCCGCAAGCACCTCTCATCCTTGAAGGGCGGGCGCTTGGCTCTGCGTGCATGGCCGGCGTCTGTCGTTACGCTCGCGATTTCCGATGTAGTGGGGGATCTCCCGAGCGTCATCGGCAGTGGGCCGACGGTGCCGGATCCGACGACACGGCAACAGGCTTCGCATTGGCTAGATTCTTTCGGGATTGAGGTACCACGCTCGGTCCGCGACTGGTTGGCGAGTCCTCTCAGCGAAACGCCCAAGGCAGACGACCCGCGCTTTGCGTGCGCGCGTTATCAACTCATCGCTTCCCCATCGGACGCATTGAATGCCGCCGCTGCGCGGGCCGTTGCGGCCGGGGTGCAACCGGTGCTTCTCGGAGATGGAATCGAAGGCGAGGCGCGCGAGGCTGCGCGCACGCTAGGCGCGATCGCGCTGGCGTGCCGCCGGGGATGCGGGCCGGCGAAACCGCCTTGCGTGCTGATCTCCGGGGGGGAGACGACCGTCACGCTCGGGTCGGGCGGTTGTGGGCGCGGCGGGCGAAACAGCGAGTTCGCGCTTGCGCTTGCGGAATACTTCAATGGGGCCGCAGGCGTCTTTGCGCTTGCCGCTGATACCGATGGTATCGACGGCAGCGAGAGCAATGCCGGGGCCTTCATCGACCCCGATACCCTGATGCGCGCAAGCGAACGCGGTTGGCACGCGAAGGCGGCGCTTGCCGCGCATGACGCGTGGGGCTATTTCGACGCGATCGGCGATCTGCTGACCACCGGACCGACGCTCACGAATGTGAACGACTTTCGCGCCATCCTGATTTGCTGACGGGGCGCGGCGGCGCCCCGTTGCGATCAGTGCTGGTGGAACGTACGGTTGATGACGTCCAGTTGTTGCTCGCGGGTCAGTTTGGTGAAGTTCACCGCGTAGCCCGATACACGAATCGTCAGTTGCGGGTACTTCTCAGGGTTTTCCATCGCATCGATCAGCATGTCGCGGTTCAGCACGTTGATGTTCACGTGAAAGCCGTTGCAGCCGAAATAGGCGTCAAGCATGCCGACGAGGTTCTGAACTTGTTCGGTGGAAGCCATGGTTGTCTCCAGGATGAGTTTGTTGCCGGAAGTTGCTGCCATCTAGCGACTGATTAGCCATAGACGTGACAGGGATATTCTGGTTGATGAAACGGCGTTGCGCAATAAGAAATGTGATTCCGTTGATTGAAATCAGAGATCCCGTAAGCGTTCGTCGCGTCAGGAACGATGGACTCCTCCACGCAATGTTCTTGGCGCGCGAGGATCTGGCGACTATGCTGACAACTGCTTGTCAGACAACTGGATGACAGAATTGCCCGATACGGCTTTCCCGTTAAGCAGCGCACACCTCTCCGATCGAGTCAGCGCATTGATCGAAGAAGAGATACGCGCAGCGATCTGGGCGCCCGGCGCCCGCTTGCCGACCGAGCGCGCATTCGCCGAACGATTTGGCGTCAGTCGAGCCGTGGTGCGAGAAGCCATCTCACGCCTCAAGGCTGATGGTTGGGTGCGTTCCCGTCAGGGTGTCGGAGCGTTCGTGGTCGAACAGGTCGGGGGCGCCAATTTTCGACTTGAGCCGGCGATGAAGGACGCACGGAACCTGCGCGATCTGTTCGACCTGCGCAGTGTGATCGAGCCCGGTGCGGCCGCCCTCGCGGCGAGGCGAAGAAGTCCGGGCGACGTTGCGGCATTGAGGCGTGCTTTGCAGGACATGGATGTCGCGCTAAGCAGCGGCGATTCGGAATATGGTGCGGCTTCCGATGATCGATTCCACGACGGTATCGCCGCCGCGACACATAGCCCGCATCTGCAACGTTTGATGTCCGTAGTGCAGCGCAGCCTTTCCGGAACGAGGCTGCCCACGTGGTTGAACCGCGCACCGCTGGACCTCGCTGCGGCGGCGCAGGCGGAACATCACAGGCTGTTCGCCGCGATCGAGGCTGGCGACTCGCTGGCGGCGCAACATGCCGCACATGATCACCTCGTCGCGGCTGCTGGCCGCCTCAACCTGCAACTGGACTCGCGCGATGAATGAACTGGGCCGATTCACTGGCGAACGAGAGCAGGACTTCTCAGGCGTTGACCGTGCGGCCTTGCTTGCCGCGTTGGCACAGATTCTTCCCGGCGACTGCGTACTCAGTGAATTGGAGGATCTGCGCCCTTGGGAGTGCGACGGGTTGGCCGCGATGCGCCAGTTGCCGCTGGTGGTTGTGCTGCCGGAGGATGAGTCGCAGGTGATTGCAGTCGTGAAGGTGTGCTCGGCGCTTGGCGTACCTGTTGTCGCACGCGGTGCGGGAACCGGGCTTTCGGGTGGTGCGATGCCACACGGCCAAGGTGTGCTGCTGGCGATGACCAAGTTCCGCAACATCGTGAGCATCGACCCGCTGGCGCGTATCGCAGTCGTCCAACCGGGCGTGCGCAACAAGGCGATATCCGAAGCGGCGCAGCCCTACGGACTCTATTACGCGCCAGACCCCAGTTCGCAGATCGCCTGCTCGATCGGCGGCAACGTCGCTGAAAACGCCGGCGGAGTCCATTGCCTCAAATATGGGCTCACGGTGAATAACCTGATGAGGGTGAGGGCGGTGACGATCGCCGGCGATGTGGTGGAATTTGGCAATCACGCGCTCGATGCCCCGGGTTTTGACCTGCTCGCGCTGATCACGGGTTCGGAAGGGATGCTGGCGGTGATCACCGAAATCTCGGTGCGGCTGCTGCCGACGCCACAACTTGCACGCTGCTTGCTGGCCACCTTTCAGGATGTGGTGTTGGCAGGCGAGGCGGTTGCCCAGATCATCGCGGCGGGAATCATCCCGGCCGGCCTCGAAATGATGGATCAGGCAGCGATCATCGCGGTTGAAGGCTTTGTCCATGCTGGCTATCCGCTGGATGTCGCGGCGATCTTGCTGGTCGAGTGCGATGGCACTCCGGAAGAAGTCGCGGAGGAGATCGAACGGGTGACTGCGATCCTTTCGGCAGCGGGCGCCCGCGAGCTGAGAGTGTCGCGTGATGAAGACGAGCGGCTGCGGTTCTGGGCGGGGCGCAAGGCGGCCTTCCCCGCGGCGGGGCGCATTTCCCCCGACTACTACTGCATGGACGGCACGATCCCGCGTCGGCGCCTGGGTGAGATGCTTGCGGCCATTGCTGAAATGGAGCGCAAGTACGCGCTGCGTTGCATGAATGTGTTCCATGCCGGCGATGGCAATCTGCACCCGCTGATCCTGTTTGACGCCAACGTGGCAGGTGAACAGGCGCGCGCCGAGGCATTCGGGGCGGAGATTCTGGAATTGTCCGTGCAACTGGGCGGTGCGATCAGCGGCGAGCACGGCGTCGGCATCGAAAAGATTGGCCAGATGTGTGCCCAGTTCGATGACGCCGAACTGCGCATGTTCCATCGCATCAAGGCCGCCTTTGACCCCGATGGATTGCTGAACCCTGGCAAAGCGGTGCCGGCCTTGAACCGCTGTGCCGAAGCTGGGTGGATGCACGTGTCCAACGGCCGCATTCCGCACCCGGAACTGGAGCGATTCTGATGCCACAACGACTCGACCCGGTGCTGGCAGACTGGTGCGCCCGCGTGCAAGACGCGGCAAAACGGCTTGAACCGATCGCGATCCGCGGCGGCGACTCCAAACGTTTTCTCGGCAGTCACCGCGGTGGCGTGGTGCTTGATACGCGCCTCTGGCAAGGCATCGAGTGTTATGAGCCGAGCGAACTGGTCGTCAAGGTGCGGGCGGGTACCCCCCTGGCAGCGCTCGAAGCGGCGCTCGACGAACGCGGCCAGATGCTGGCGTTTGAGCCTCCGCACTTTGGCGCGGCGACGGCAGGAGGAATGGTGGCGGCAGGACTCTCTGGCCCGCGCAGAGCAGCGGCCGGTGCGGTGCGAGATCACCTGCTCGGGGTGACGGTGATGGACGGTCGTGGCGACGTCCTACGATTTGGCGGGCAGGTAATGAAAAACGTGGCCGGCTACGATGTGTCGCGTCTGATGGCGGGTGCAATGGGGACGTTGGGCATCCTTCTCGACGTATCGCTGAAGGTCATGCCGAAGCCTGTCGCCGAAGTGACGCAACGTATGGATTTGTCGCAGCAAGCGGCGCTTGATAGGTGTAATCGTTGGGGAGGGCGCCCGATGCCGGTGTCGGCGACCTGTTGGGTCGAAGGTGCCCTTTACGTGCGGCTTTCTGGCGCCGCCGCGGCGGTGGCTTCCGCTCAGGCTGAGATCGGCGGCGAGTGTCTCGATGCTTGCGTGGCATCGCGCCTCTGGGCATCTGTGCGCGAACAAACCCACCCGTATTTCTCGCGACCGCAACGTTTGTGGCGCGCCTCTGTGCCTGGAACGACCCCAGCTTGGTCTTCGGCGGCGACGCTGGTCGAATGGGGGGGCGCGCTCCGCTGGATTTACGCGGATGCGGGTGACGATTCGCCGCGTGAGTGGGCGATAGCGTCAGGTGGCACTGCGCGTGTTTTCAGACGTGACGGTGCTGAGGCGGTTGCGCCGAAGGTGGCGGACATTCCGCCCAGCCTTGCCGGTTTGCATCGCCGTTTGAAGGCGGCATTCGACCCCGCGGGCGTGCTGAATCGTGCGCAACTCGATCCGGCATGGTGAGCGCAGATGCAAACCCGACTCGCTGATTTCATCCGGGACACCGCCGACGGCGCTGAGGCCGAGGCGATTCTGCGCAAGTGTGTCCATTGCGGCTTCTGCACCGCGACCTGTCCGACATTTCAATTGCTCGGCGACGAACTCGACAGCCCGCGCGGCCGCATTTACCTGATCAAGCAGATGCTCGAGGGCGAACCCGTGTCGGCGCGCACTCGGCTGCATCTAGACCGATGCCTGAGCTGCCGCTCATGCGAGACGACCTGTCCGTCGGGGGTGGAATATGGTCGGCTTGTCGACATCGGCCGCAAGTGGGCGGAAACGCTTGCACCCCCGCGTGCTGCGCCCGAGGCGGCAAAGCGCTGGCTGCTCGCCAACGCCGTGTCCAAGCCAGCGGTGTTCGGGTTCGCCTACCGTGCCGGGCAGCGTTTGCGACCCCTGTTGCCGAAGGTATTGGCAGCCAAGGTCGCCGCGCCTCAATCGCCGGGCACGTGGCCTGCGCCACGCCATTCGCGCAAGTGGCTGGTATTGGGTGGATGTGCCCAGCCCGCGTTGCTACCAGGCGTGAATGCCGCGGCGGCGCGCGTGCTGGATCGAATTGGTATTTCGCTGATAGCGGTGCGCAATGACGGATGCTGTGGCGCGCTGCGCTTTCACCTGAACGACCACGATGGCGGTCGCGCCGATGCGGCTGGGCTTCTGGCGCGTTGGCTGCCGGCGATCGAGCGCGGTGAAGTGGAGGGGGTTGTCGTTACCGCTTCGGGTTGTGGAAGTTTCATCCGCGAATACGCCCATTTGTTTCGGGATGACGCGTCATTGAACGGTGCTGCAGCCCGGGTCACAGAGCGTGTGCTCGACATCTCGGAACTGCTGGTCCGCCACTTCGAAGCGATTACCGCTGTCATGCAGACCGTGTCGGAGCCGCCCAAGAGGCTCGCGTTCCACTCGCCATGTTCCTTGCAACATGGCTTGAAGATCCGTGGTGTGGCGGAACGTCTGCTCGTGGCCGCTGGCTACGAGCTCACTCCGGTGGCCGATGCCCACTTGTGTTGCGGTTCGGCCGGATCGTATTCGATCCTGCAGCCCGAGATTTCAGAGCGACTGCGCGACAACAAGCTGCGGGATCTGGCTGCCGGCATGCCGTGCGGGATTGCGAGCGCAAACGTCGGCTGCATCGCTCATCTGGCGAGTGGTGCCAATACGCCTGTGCGGCATTGGGTTGAATGGCTTTCTGACCAGTTGGACCAATAGATCGTCGACAAGTGCGCCAGAAAACCGGGCCGCGACCCTCAACTTGCTGGCGATCGGGTCGTTAACGCAGGAATGACCATTTCCGGGATTTCCGTGGATCCTATGGATGAGCCAGAAGCCCTGCTGGCAAGAGGGATGACTTTGCCGCCGCAGCCTGAGGCGCTGTTGGCGTTGCAGGCGCTTGCCGACAGCAAGGACCCGGACATGCGCGAGGTCGCAGAGGTAATCTCCCGCGACGCGGCGCTCACTGCCGGGCTTTACCGGATGGCACGCTCGCCCCTGTTTGCGCGACGCACGCCACCGCAGACGGTCGAGCAGGTTGTCTTGTTGATGGGGCTTCCGCGCACCTTGGCTTTGGCACAGGCGCTTTGTCTGCAGGCCTCTTTACCCGGAGAGGCGCAGGTTCTCGCTCGTTTCTGGGCACGTTCGAATGCAATTGCGCAACTGGCGATGCTGGTGGCTCAGTCCTTGCCGGGCGCGCATCGGATCAATGGCGATCAGGCGTACCTCGCAGGGATGTTCCTCGATTGTGGTGTGCCGATCCTGATGCAACGCTTCCCCGGCTATTGTCAGGAAACCGGCCTGGCCGGACAGGCTCGCAAATGGGCCGACGTGCTGACCGAAGATCGCTTGTATGCGTCGGACCACGCGGTTGTTGGTTTTCTGTTGGCGCGCCATTGGCGGCTACCCGATTTCGTCGCCCAGGCTGTACGATTCCACCACGAAGGGGGTCGCCTCCCTTCTCGCTCAATCGACACGCTGGTGTCGATCCTGAAGTTGGCGATGCATCTTTATGCGAGCGAAATGCAGTTGAACGAAGGTGTCGCGGATCTCGACGAGTCGCAGGTGCAAGAGGGCCTGGACATCAATGCCACAGAGTTTCGGGATCTCGTCGAACATGTGCTGGAGCAGTACCGAGGTCTCGAGCATTGACCGATGTCAGGCGGGCCGTTTGTCGATCGATGGGCGGACTATCGATGGTCAGTTTGAGCGACTAGAATTAATAGAAACGATAATTGTGAAAAAAAAGTGCCTCTGACAATCGATACCGTTGTGGCCATGCATCAGGGCGACCGGAAGGAGCAACAGGACCGTGTCGGCCTGTTTCCACATCCGTCGCGGCCCGGAATGCTGCTTGCTGTACTCGCCGACGGCATGGGCGGTCACTCTGGCGGCGCGATGGCCGCCGAGCAGGTGCTGATCAAGGCAAAACAGAATTTCGAGGCGTATTCGCCTGCTTCCGAATCACCCGAAGAATTGCTGCGGGCGATCATTCAGGAAGCCCATGTAGTGATCAAGCTGACGCGCTTTACAAGCGAGCAAGATCCTCACAGCACTGCGTGTGTCCTCCTTCTGCAGCCCGGCAAGGTGACCTGGGCGCATTGCGGTGATTCGCGGATCTACCATTTCCGCGATGACGCAGTGGGTCTGCGCAGCAATGACCACTCCCTTGTCGCGGAGTTGGTGCGAACCGGCCAACTCTCTGAGGCTGATGCCGAGACTTATCCCCATCGGAACCTGCTGCTCTCCTGCTTGGGTGCCGACCGGGAGCCAAAGATCGAAACACGCAGCGTCGAAGGCCTGAGGGCGGGTGATGGCTTCCTGTTGTGTTCCGATGGTCTGTGGGGGCATTGCTCCGATCTGGAGCTCGCCCGTTCGATCTGCAATGAGCCTGCCCGGCAAGCGGCGCGTGGACTGATCGACATGGCGCGTTCGCGGGGGCGTGGCACGGGCGACAATATATCGATGGCAATCATCCGGTTGGTCGAGGCACCAGCCTGATTTCAGGTTCGCAAGACACAACCCTTGAAAAGCAAAACGCCCCGTAAGGGGCGTTTTGCTTTTTGCAGATGCGCCGAGTTCAGGAACGGCGACGGCGTGCAGCCGCGAGTCCGAACAGGCCGAGAGCGGCAAGCGCCAGCGAGCCAGGTTCCGGCACCGCGGTGGTATCGATCCAGCTACGGTAGGAATCAAGCAGGATACCGCCCATACCATCGCCGAATCCGCCCTTGGGCGAGTACCCCATAGCGAAGCCGAACGTGTTGTTCGCAACCAACTGGTATTCGCCATCCACCAGGACGAACGACGGACCGCCCGAATCCCCGCCGCCGATATTGGATTCGACATTATTGCCCAGGCTTGCGCCGCAGACGGCAACGCCGAGAACGGACGGGTCGCAGAAGGTATCGACAGTGGTGCCGTCTCTCAGCGTGCCATCAAAGTCCGCGTACCAGACTTCTTTCTTGCTGGACGGGTCGAAACCGGCTTCGTCATTGGTTTCGGCGAAATCGAAGACGTTCTTGCCGCTGCGCTTCACGCGAAACGCTGGGGATACGTTGTAGCCGTTCCAGCCGTCGCCACTCGTGCCATATCCAACCATCGTAAACACGGTACCTTCACTCACCGGCCCTTTGTAGATCTTGTAGGTCTTCGCTTCGACCGGTGCGGGAGCCGACAGGCGAATGATTGCGATGTCGTCGTTTACGCAGAAACCGGGAACGCCGGAAGGGCAGTTGCCGAAACCGGCGTAGTCGGGGTGCATGTCGACCTTGTTCGCGGTGATCACTGCACGACCTGCGCTACCCGGCGCGCTCGTCGCGTTGAATACAACACGCACATCGTTGCCGGGCTTGTTGATGTCAATCAGGTGGCCATTGCCATCGGAATCGACACAGTGGCCAGCCGAAACGGCATGCCAGCTATCGATCATGGCGCCGGAGCAGATGTAGCTGTCGCCATTGCTGTAACGGATGTTGATGCTCACGACGCCGGAGAACGGGGATGTCGGTTCATTCGCATCCACGCGCGCAGCAGGGGTGTCGGGGAAGGCTCCGGAGGTAATCAGCGGAGAGATGCTGGGGGCGATGGACATCGGAACGGCATGGGCCATCGAGGCCGCGGCGCCAAAACCGATCGCTGCAATCGCGCGAATCAGCGTGCGTGAAGTCATTCGTTGGTGCTCCTGTTGTCGGGTTGAATGCGCCTTGTGGGCGCCAGCACGTCATTAGCATGAAACATGCCCGTCATTCCGATGACATCGTGACTTCAAACACGGCAAGCGTTTCAGGGTGATGGGAAATCGTCCCGCAGTGTAAGTGTAAAAAATCCCGACTGCGTCTAGGTGCTCTGTAGCCATTGCCGACGCCAGAAGATGAGGCCCATCACCGATGCGATGAAAAGCATCATGCCGATCGCGAGCCAGAATCCATCGGCTCGTTCGAGCCAGGGTATCGAGTGGAAGTTCATGCCGAAGATGCCACTTATCAGTGTTGCTGGCATGAACAGCATGGAAACGACGGTCAATGCGCGCACTTCCACGTTCAGGCGCTGGCTTTCGAGCGACAGGTGCAGATCGAGCAGGTCACCCGTCGCGTCCCTGAGGCTATCCAGCGATTCCACAACCTGCACGATGTGATCGTGGACGTCGCGCAGATAGATGTCGGTGCTGCGTCTTACGAAACGTTCATCGGCGCGTTGCAGACCTGCCACCACTTCCCGCAGCGGCCACACAGTTCGCCGAAGCTCTCGCGTGTCGTGCTTGAGGCGATTGATATCGCCAATAAGCCGAGACATGCGCGGCTGGTTCATGGCGTCTTCGACACGTTCGACGCTTCCGGCAAGCGAATCGAGGCAGTTGAAATACCGATCGACCACGGCGTCGAGGAGTGAGTAGGCCAAGTAGTCGGGTCCGCGCTCCCTCGCGGCGCCAACGTTTTTCCTCAATCGTTCCCGAATCGGGTCGAAGAGCCCTCCGGGTTGTTCCTGAAAGGTCAGCACGAAGCTCTCGCCAAGTACGATGCTGACCTGATCCGATATCACTTCGCCAGTTTCAGGGTTGGCACGCCATGCACGGGCGACGGCATACAGGTAATTGCCGTAGTCGTCGAGTTTTGGGCGCTGATGCGTATTCAGGATGTCTTCCAGAGTGAGCGGGTGGAGCCCAAAACGCCGCCCGATCTCGCTCATTACCTCCGGCTCTTGCAGACCGTAAACGTTCAGCCACAGAACACGGTGTTGCGGCGTGTAGTCTCGCGACTCGAGCACCGACGCGAATCGCTGTTCGTGCAGGCCACTATCGTCAAATTCGAAAAGAGTGATGGCCGGATGTTCGGTCTTGATCTCCCCCAGGTGGACCAAAACGCCCGGCGGCTGTCCGATCTTTTTAGCGTAGTCAGGGCGCTTGATCCTTCGTGTGCGTGCGTTCGCGCGGGATTTGGTTGCCATCGGGGCTCCGGTTTGATCCAACTCATTGGTAGGCGGCGTCTCGCTTGCTTGTGCTTCTCAGATCGTGCCTGCAGTCAGTATGATGCCTGCTCGTCGTTGCCGCAGCGC
Coding sequences within it:
- the corA gene encoding magnesium/cobalt transporter CorA, with protein sequence MDQTGAPMATKSRANARTRRIKRPDYAKKIGQPPGVLVHLGEIKTEHPAITLFEFDDSGLHEQRFASVLESRDYTPQHRVLWLNVYGLQEPEVMSEIGRRFGLHPLTLEDILNTHQRPKLDDYGNYLYAVARAWRANPETGEVISDQVSIVLGESFVLTFQEQPGGLFDPIRERLRKNVGAARERGPDYLAYSLLDAVVDRYFNCLDSLAGSVERVEDAMNQPRMSRLIGDINRLKHDTRELRRTVWPLREVVAGLQRADERFVRRSTDIYLRDVHDHIVQVVESLDSLRDATGDLLDLHLSLESQRLNVEVRALTVVSMLFMPATLISGIFGMNFHSIPWLERADGFWLAIGMMLFIASVMGLIFWRRQWLQST